A region from the Campylobacter subantarcticus LMG 24377 genome encodes:
- a CDS encoding flagellin — MKIGDIGITQQNHYLNQAQKSQEKALENIAAMRAINGTDGSNLAIADSLRSQYSTIDQGILNAYDSVGILQIADSTLNNISTTADKLNELSVRSNNAALNDRQKNILNTEANKLVSSINSAFSNATFNGKNVFQSMDFVVGIGVESINLNQPSTANLSLENQDGIRDFQDQVSSLRADIGVGINAIHSNINSSLQTSINTKEAESKLQNNDLAQNINDFNTNYLKENAFLFANAHSNVMLQTKLAGLLQ; from the coding sequence ATGAAAATAGGTGATATAGGAATAACACAACAAAATCACTACTTAAACCAAGCTCAAAAAAGCCAAGAAAAGGCTTTAGAAAACATAGCTGCAATGCGTGCTATAAATGGAACTGATGGATCTAATCTAGCCATAGCTGATTCTCTAAGAAGTCAATATAGCACCATAGATCAAGGTATTTTAAATGCTTATGATTCAGTGGGTATTTTACAAATTGCTGATTCAACACTAAATAATATCTCAACCACTGCAGATAAACTCAATGAGCTTTCAGTACGCTCAAACAATGCTGCCTTGAATGATAGACAAAAAAATATACTAAATACTGAAGCAAACAAGCTTGTAAGTTCAATTAATAGTGCATTTTCAAATGCGACTTTTAATGGTAAAAATGTATTTCAAAGCATGGATTTTGTTGTTGGCATTGGAGTTGAAAGTATCAATTTAAATCAGCCAAGTACAGCAAATTTAAGTCTTGAAAATCAAGATGGAATTCGTGATTTTCAAGATCAAGTAAGTTCTTTACGTGCAGATATTGGTGTTGGAATTAACGCTATCCATTCTAATATCAACTCATCTTTGCAAACTAGCATTAACACTAAAGAAGCTGAAAGCAAATTACAAAATAATGACTTAGCTCAAAATATCAATGATTTTAATACAAATTACCTAAAAGAAAATGCATTTTTATTTGCAAATGCTCATTCAAATGTAATGTTACAAACTAAACTAGCAGGCTTACTTCAATAA
- a CDS encoding DUF4149 domain-containing protein — protein MKSIYLFLLASLIGIEISIGVFLAPTIFYPAKFIGEGVLNHFQSGLLMTHIFVQFGYVLLGVSALSILMEIFSFKDKNLTFKINFSKFMISLINLALSLLFVFYFTAYVLEAQNLGEEATKTQEFIKIHSASEVVMKIIMLSQVILFFLNFRTKK, from the coding sequence ATGAAATCAATATATTTATTTTTATTAGCAAGTTTAATTGGAATTGAAATTAGCATAGGTGTGTTTTTAGCTCCGACTATATTTTATCCTGCTAAATTTATAGGTGAAGGGGTTTTAAACCATTTTCAAAGTGGGCTTTTAATGACACATATTTTTGTGCAATTTGGCTATGTTTTACTAGGTGTGAGTGCTTTGTCTATCTTAATGGAAATTTTTTCATTTAAAGATAAAAATTTAACTTTTAAAATAAATTTTTCAAAATTTATGATTTCTTTGATCAATTTGGCACTAAGTTTGCTTTTTGTATTTTACTTCACTGCTTATGTTTTAGAAGCACAAAACCTAGGAGAAGAAGCAACTAAAACTCAAGAATTTATAAAAATTCATAGTGCAAGTGAAGTTGTGATGAAAATTATCATGTTATCACAAGTAATTTTGTTTTTCTTAAATTTTAGAACAAAAAAATGA
- a CDS encoding HemK/PrmC family methyltransferase, whose amino-acid sequence MSIKQALKQAYAKDSTYKEYILFILCEFLQKDRAWIFLNPEFQIDEKVFLEYVDKFLNGEPFEYLFKKTQFYGLDFFIEKGVLIPRFDSEILLEKCLENLTQHSFKNILEIGFGSGILSICLVKLKQIFIQACDINPKALELAKKNADFHKVSNLINFQLCDFKNIQGNFDFIFSNPPYIKNDYPLDKWVQNEPHNALFGGDKGWEILYEIILFAKNQNTKVLACEFGYDQKAILNEILEENGFKATFYQDYNGFDRAFVAWNLKN is encoded by the coding sequence ATTTCAATCAAACAAGCTTTAAAGCAAGCTTATGCAAAAGATTCTACTTACAAAGAATATATACTTTTTATTCTTTGTGAGTTTTTACAAAAAGATAGAGCTTGGATTTTTTTAAATCCTGAATTTCAAATTGATGAAAAAGTTTTTTTAGAATATGTAGATAAATTTTTAAATGGCGAGCCTTTTGAATATTTATTTAAAAAAACACAATTTTATGGTTTAGATTTTTTTATAGAAAAAGGAGTTTTAATACCACGTTTTGATAGTGAAATATTACTTGAAAAATGCTTAGAAAATTTAACTCAACATTCTTTTAAAAATATACTTGAAATTGGTTTTGGAAGTGGAATTTTAAGCATTTGTCTAGTAAAGTTGAAACAAATTTTTATACAAGCTTGCGATATAAATCCAAAAGCACTAGAACTTGCTAAAAAAAATGCAGATTTCCACAAAGTTTCAAATTTGATTAACTTTCAACTTTGTGATTTTAAAAATATACAAGGAAATTTTGATTTTATTTTTTCTAATCCTCCTTACATTAAAAATGATTATCCTTTAGATAAATGGGTGCAAAATGAACCACATAATGCTTTATTTGGCGGGGATAAAGGCTGGGAAATTTTATACGAAATTATCCTTTTTGCCAAAAATCAAAACACAAAAGTTTTAGCATGTGAGTTTGGATATGATCAAAAAGCAATTTTAAATGAAATTTTAGAAGAAAATGGCTTTAAAGCTACTTTTTATCAAGATTATAATGGTTTTGATAGAGCTTTTGTTGCATGGAATTTAAAAAATTAG